In a genomic window of Mycolicibacterium neoaurum VKM Ac-1815D:
- a CDS encoding linear amide C-N hydrolase yields the protein MCTRVIWPDAGGAVLVGRNMDFHKDLMTNLWKQPRGVTRDDGVTGKLTWTSKYGSVIATAFDIISVDGLNEAGLAGHVLWLAESTYGQPDSGRTQLSQAVWLQYFLDNFATVADAVAWIAETDVQVVQMDDPTGGVPPAIHLALDDATGDSAIIEYIDGKAVVYHDRAYRVMTNSPTFDQQLELVKTFTGLGGSEPLPGSTEAAARFARASYYASRLPQPAGQVEAIAAMLSVIRNAAQPFRIPDPGKPDASQTIWQVVLDLTRKRYVYESTTRPNIVWVDLADLDFSAGSPQLKLDLIGELAVQGGIAGNVSHRFEDKGPMTFLSLQLLDQLKGSATPR from the coding sequence ATGTGTACCCGAGTGATCTGGCCGGACGCCGGCGGAGCCGTCCTGGTGGGACGGAACATGGACTTCCACAAGGACCTGATGACCAACCTGTGGAAGCAACCGCGCGGCGTCACCCGTGACGACGGCGTCACCGGCAAGCTCACCTGGACCTCGAAGTACGGCAGCGTCATCGCCACGGCCTTCGACATCATCTCCGTCGACGGTCTCAACGAGGCCGGTCTGGCCGGTCACGTGCTCTGGCTGGCGGAATCCACCTACGGACAACCTGATTCCGGGCGCACCCAGCTCAGCCAGGCGGTCTGGCTGCAGTACTTCCTGGACAACTTCGCCACGGTCGCCGATGCGGTGGCCTGGATCGCCGAGACCGATGTGCAGGTCGTGCAGATGGACGACCCCACAGGCGGGGTACCGCCGGCCATCCATCTGGCGCTCGACGACGCCACCGGCGATTCGGCGATCATCGAGTACATCGACGGCAAGGCGGTCGTCTATCACGACCGCGCGTACCGCGTGATGACGAACTCGCCGACCTTCGACCAGCAGCTCGAACTGGTCAAGACGTTCACCGGACTGGGCGGGAGCGAGCCGCTGCCCGGCTCCACCGAGGCCGCCGCCCGCTTCGCCAGGGCAAGTTACTACGCGAGCCGCCTTCCGCAACCCGCCGGTCAGGTCGAGGCGATCGCGGCCATGCTGTCGGTGATCCGCAACGCCGCCCAGCCCTTCCGGATCCCTGATCCGGGCAAACCCGATGCCTCACAGACGATCTGGCAGGTGGTGTTGGACCTGACCAGGAAGCGCTACGTCTATGAGTCGACCACCCGGCCCAATATCGTCTGGGTGGATCTGGCCGATCTCGACTTCAGTGCAGGCAGCCCGCAGCTCAAGCTCGACCTGATCGGTGAGCTCGCGGTGCAGGGTGGCATCGCGGGCAACGTCTCGCACAGGTTCGAGGACAAGGGCCCGATGACGTTCTTGTCCCTTCAGCTGCTGGACCAGCTGAAGGGCTCGGCTACTCCCCGGTGA
- a CDS encoding nuclear transport factor 2 family protein gives MSSPHLERWIEFMTDHDPAVLDEQLADDAVFYSPAVFTPQQGKALTAKYLNAAAELFGDADFRYVEQWESDRSAILAFQATVDGVTVDGIDMIHWNDEGKIASFKVMIRPLKGLQAVIPRMAALLGQAR, from the coding sequence ATGAGTTCTCCGCATCTGGAACGTTGGATCGAGTTCATGACCGATCACGACCCGGCGGTCCTCGACGAACAGCTCGCCGATGACGCCGTCTTCTACTCCCCGGCGGTGTTCACCCCGCAACAGGGCAAGGCGCTGACCGCCAAGTATCTGAACGCCGCGGCCGAGCTCTTCGGTGATGCCGACTTCCGCTATGTCGAGCAGTGGGAGAGCGACCGTTCGGCCATCCTGGCGTTCCAGGCCACCGTCGACGGTGTGACGGTCGACGGTATCGACATGATCCACTGGAACGACGAGGGCAAGATCGCGTCCTTCAAGGTGATGATCCGGCCGTTGAAGGGTCTGCAGGCCGTCATACCGCGGATGGCGGCGCTTCTTGGGCAGGCCCGGTGA
- a CDS encoding DUF3558 domain-containing protein yields MRATTRATMVAGSTLIALGLLAGCGRTTEGTVAMTTEPGPPLTTTTSARPPVIPGLPQIPGLPDITIPGFPTRGSNVPDVPPPPDALTMTCADYNQLDEATQKAVVNAILKGEQSILGPDNIEIATSLADAVCQFLTGSTVREVLLGGPVP; encoded by the coding sequence ATGCGGGCGACCACGCGGGCGACGATGGTGGCGGGCAGCACGCTGATCGCACTGGGGTTGCTGGCCGGTTGCGGGCGCACCACCGAGGGCACCGTCGCGATGACCACCGAACCGGGGCCACCGCTGACCACCACGACCAGCGCCCGTCCCCCGGTCATCCCCGGTCTGCCGCAGATCCCCGGCCTGCCCGATATCACCATCCCGGGATTCCCCACCCGGGGCTCGAACGTCCCGGATGTCCCGCCGCCACCCGATGCGCTGACGATGACGTGCGCGGACTACAACCAACTCGACGAGGCCACCCAGAAGGCGGTCGTCAACGCGATCCTCAAGGGCGAGCAGTCCATCCTGGGACCGGACAACATCGAGATCGCCACCTCCCTCGCCGATGCGGTGTGCCAGTTCCTGACCGGCAGCACCGTGCGTGAGGTGCTGCTGGGTGGGCCCGTCCCCTAG
- a CDS encoding PE-PPE domain-containing protein: MSVMFGMSLVSPISAHAEPAAATVLTLAPAFFPLPSNWLRGELFAAPNTTVKVPYNNFPAAANVHKGADLLDDLLHSTAGPKIVLGHSEGAQVQDDWLRRYGPTSDIDPATVQFILTGDPEHRFNGCTRVPAPTPAEPDKKVCKFIYHSYDAPGGFTGPGFPDDTRYNVTVISRQYDYWSDCPNPLVSGSPADKNRDAANSVGGKGELKAVHLDYSMIGLNDPNNQVYVDRNVKYVLGSPATYYLPMVTQKWIPQAQKQAQDLELRPQVELNYGRPMGSPTPPSS; this comes from the coding sequence ATGTCCGTGATGTTCGGCATGAGCCTGGTATCGCCGATATCGGCGCACGCGGAACCTGCTGCAGCCACGGTCCTCACGTTGGCGCCGGCATTTTTCCCGCTGCCGAGCAACTGGCTGCGCGGCGAACTCTTCGCCGCTCCCAACACCACAGTCAAAGTGCCGTACAACAACTTTCCCGCAGCCGCCAACGTGCACAAGGGTGCCGACCTTCTCGACGACCTGCTGCACTCAACCGCCGGCCCCAAGATCGTCCTCGGCCACAGCGAAGGAGCGCAAGTTCAAGACGATTGGCTACGCCGCTACGGCCCGACGAGCGATATCGACCCCGCCACAGTGCAATTCATCCTCACCGGCGACCCAGAGCACAGATTCAACGGGTGCACACGCGTCCCCGCACCCACTCCCGCCGAGCCCGACAAGAAGGTATGCAAATTCATCTACCACAGCTATGACGCCCCCGGTGGCTTCACCGGCCCGGGCTTTCCCGACGACACCCGCTACAACGTGACCGTCATCTCCCGCCAATACGACTACTGGTCGGACTGCCCCAATCCGCTCGTCAGCGGCTCCCCGGCAGACAAAAACCGAGACGCGGCCAATTCCGTCGGCGGGAAGGGAGAGCTCAAAGCTGTACACCTGGACTACAGCATGATCGGGCTCAACGACCCGAACAATCAGGTGTACGTCGATCGAAACGTCAAGTACGTCCTGGGCTCACCAGCCACCTACTACCTGCCCATGGTGACCCAGAAATGGATACCGCAAGCGCAGAAACAAGCCCAAGACCTGGAGCTACGCCCACAAGTCGAACTCAACTACGGCCGCCCCATGGGATCACCGACGCCGCCAAGCTCATAG
- a CDS encoding 3-keto-5-aminohexanoate cleavage protein: MATTPYIKACLNGARTPDEHAALPVSPKQLAAAAVAVHSAGAMAVHLHPKTADGMDSLEPAIVAAAVSAVRQAAPGLPLGVTTGFWALPDPHRRLRTVEAWTVLPDFASVNWDEPGAEELALLLLSRGIGVEAGIFHAAAAESWADSPVAARCIRVMVELGPDGDIETADDVLARVSRAGSPAPALLHGLDASCWPLLAHAGARGVQTRIGLEDTVLLPDGSTASGNAELVAAAFELLSR; encoded by the coding sequence ATGGCCACAACGCCCTACATCAAAGCCTGCCTCAATGGTGCCCGCACCCCCGACGAGCACGCCGCGCTCCCGGTCTCGCCGAAGCAGCTGGCCGCCGCCGCCGTCGCCGTGCACAGTGCCGGTGCCATGGCTGTGCACCTTCATCCCAAGACTGCCGACGGCATGGATTCGCTGGAACCGGCGATTGTCGCCGCCGCTGTGAGCGCCGTGCGCCAGGCGGCACCGGGCCTGCCGCTGGGTGTGACGACCGGGTTCTGGGCGCTGCCCGATCCGCATCGGCGGTTGCGCACCGTGGAGGCGTGGACGGTGTTGCCCGATTTCGCCTCGGTCAACTGGGATGAACCCGGCGCCGAAGAACTGGCGCTGTTACTGCTGAGCCGGGGTATCGGGGTGGAGGCCGGCATCTTCCACGCCGCAGCAGCGGAGTCCTGGGCGGATTCGCCCGTGGCTGCCCGCTGCATACGGGTCATGGTCGAGCTGGGGCCCGACGGCGATATCGAGACCGCCGACGATGTGTTGGCGCGCGTGAGCCGTGCCGGGTCGCCCGCGCCGGCGCTGCTCCACGGCCTCGACGCCAGCTGCTGGCCACTGCTCGCGCACGCCGGCGCGCGCGGAGTGCAAACCCGCATCGGGCTGGAGGACACCGTGCTACTACCCGACGGGTCGACAGCGTCGGGTAACGCCGAGCTCGTTGCGGCAGCGTTTGAGCTTCTCAGTCGCTAG
- a CDS encoding crotonase/enoyl-CoA hydratase family protein, translating to MAYESVTVDIADHVARVTLIGPGKGNAMGPAFWAEMPEVFATLDADPAVRAIVLTGSGKNFSYGLDLAAMGATLPGLDAGAKARHDFHKTILTMQQAISAVADCRTPTIASVHGWCIGGGVDLISAVDIRYASADAKFSVREVKLAIVADVGSLARLPLIVSDGHLRELALTGKDIDAARAEKIGLVNDVHADADASLAAAHATAAEIAANPPLTVHGVKDVLDQQRIARVSESLRYVAAWNSAFLPSKDLGEAVTAMFGKRAPQFTGE from the coding sequence ATGGCTTACGAATCCGTGACCGTGGACATCGCCGATCATGTCGCCCGAGTGACACTCATCGGCCCCGGCAAGGGCAATGCGATGGGACCCGCCTTCTGGGCCGAGATGCCGGAGGTGTTCGCCACCCTCGACGCCGACCCCGCGGTCCGGGCCATCGTGCTCACTGGGTCCGGCAAGAACTTCAGCTACGGGCTGGACCTGGCCGCGATGGGCGCCACCCTGCCCGGGCTGGACGCCGGCGCCAAGGCCCGGCACGACTTCCACAAGACGATCCTGACCATGCAGCAGGCCATCAGCGCGGTCGCCGACTGCCGCACCCCCACCATCGCCTCGGTGCACGGCTGGTGCATCGGCGGCGGGGTCGACCTGATCAGCGCCGTCGACATCCGTTACGCCAGCGCCGATGCCAAGTTCTCGGTCCGTGAGGTCAAGCTCGCGATCGTCGCCGATGTGGGCTCGCTGGCCCGCCTTCCGCTGATCGTGTCCGACGGGCATCTGCGCGAACTCGCATTGACCGGCAAGGACATCGACGCCGCGCGCGCCGAGAAGATCGGCCTGGTCAACGATGTGCACGCCGACGCCGATGCGTCGCTGGCCGCCGCGCACGCCACCGCCGCCGAGATCGCCGCCAACCCGCCACTGACCGTGCATGGTGTCAAGGACGTCCTGGACCAACAGCGCATCGCCCGGGTCTCGGAGAGCCTGCGCTATGTGGCGGCGTGGAATTCGGCGTTCCTGCCGTCCAAGGATCTCGGCGAGGCGGTCACCGCGATGTTCGGCAAGCGCGCCCCTCAATTCACCGGGGAGTAG
- the hisC gene encoding histidinol-phosphate transaminase, with the protein MTARLRPELADLPAYTPGRTVPGAIKIASNETVDGPLPGVLEAISAAAAGINRYPDNGYLDLRDRLAKHVDDGAFAPENISVGAGSVSLCQQLVQITSTVGDEVIFGWRSFEIYPLQIRTAGATPVPVPLKDQTHDLDAMLAAVTDRTRLIFVCNPNNPTSTVVDPAALEAFVAAVRSDILVVIDEAYVEYIRDGLLPDSLGLVRRYPNVVVLRTFSKAYGLAGLRIGYAVADPDIVTALGKVYVPFTATTISQAAAIASLDAADELLARTDAVVAERARVSAALREMGYELPPSQANFVWLVIPGRTDDFTNAAADNRLLVRPYGQDGVRVTVAAPHENDAFLAFAQQWIRGEQP; encoded by the coding sequence GTGACCGCCCGTCTGCGACCCGAGTTGGCCGACCTTCCCGCCTACACACCCGGTCGCACGGTGCCCGGCGCCATCAAGATCGCCAGCAACGAGACCGTGGACGGTCCGCTGCCCGGTGTCCTGGAAGCGATCAGCGCCGCGGCGGCCGGCATCAACCGCTATCCCGACAACGGTTACCTCGATCTGCGGGACCGGTTGGCCAAGCACGTGGACGACGGGGCGTTCGCCCCGGAGAACATCTCGGTGGGCGCCGGATCGGTGAGCCTGTGCCAGCAGCTCGTCCAGATCACCTCGACCGTCGGCGACGAGGTGATCTTCGGGTGGCGCAGCTTCGAGATCTACCCGCTGCAGATCCGCACCGCGGGCGCCACGCCGGTGCCGGTGCCGTTGAAGGACCAGACCCACGATCTGGACGCCATGCTGGCCGCCGTCACCGACCGCACCCGGCTGATCTTCGTGTGCAATCCGAACAACCCGACCTCGACCGTCGTCGACCCCGCCGCCCTGGAGGCCTTCGTGGCCGCCGTCCGGTCGGACATCCTGGTGGTCATCGACGAGGCCTACGTCGAGTACATCCGCGACGGCCTGCTGCCCGACAGCCTCGGCCTGGTCAGGCGTTACCCGAATGTGGTTGTGCTGCGCACCTTCTCGAAGGCCTACGGACTGGCGGGCCTACGCATCGGTTACGCCGTCGCCGACCCGGACATCGTCACCGCACTGGGCAAGGTGTATGTGCCGTTCACTGCGACGACCATCTCCCAGGCCGCGGCCATCGCCTCGCTGGACGCCGCCGACGAGCTGTTGGCCCGCACCGACGCGGTGGTGGCCGAACGCGCGCGAGTGAGTGCGGCACTGCGGGAGATGGGCTACGAACTGCCGCCCTCGCAGGCCAACTTCGTCTGGCTGGTGATCCCGGGGCGCACCGATGATTTCACCAACGCCGCCGCCGACAACCGGCTCCTGGTCCGGCCCTACGGCCAGGACGGTGTGCGGGTGACGGTCGCCGCACCGCATGAGAACGACGCGTTCCTCGCCTTCGCGCAGCAGTGGATCCGCGGTGAGCAACCGTGA
- a CDS encoding putative bifunctional diguanylate cyclase/phosphodiesterase produces MPTSRTNFGYATGVAVYLVFVCWLISGWGGPQVTATVASLGFVAFCAATCACTVAAAISGRGSIRLAWAALTVGFLGWVLGSAVDAYYEVLLDQEPPFPSVADLGYLTLPLAVVVVWLLRTTTDPLSMFRQLMDGLVISSALFVVVWVAVLDRLFTLDAYSTMDAVLTAIYPISALTMVTLSMLVLTVGRPGRRQVLGLFTTGLAAIALGEVAELYIQINDSVDSASTFPIISKVTGLLMVSAGAYMSAQDIRAPRRDDPRPSPMTIIWLPYAPMPFAIIAAVAHLWPDTNIRPVLLGSTILVISALVRQLTVLVENRRLLDEVAAHAFQDPLTGLANRLLFTDRLEQAVARQRRGGRPTAVLSLDLDDFKLVNDNLGHHCGDELLRDIAGRLVACLPSGQTVARLGGDEFAVIIEDGSLSAEEVAATVVRAFDEVFDLGGHEVYIRPSIGLAVASATDDVAVGTEELLRQADIAMYVAKRSGVGGVQMYSAGMELTDTGTLWVEDTAPTPVVPEITLLGQLRRVVDGGALRLAYQPQISLATGEMIGVEALVRWPHPELGLLTPNQFLPLIRRSGLMGAMTDLVVEQAARDAAAWHRLGGREIPVSVNLFAPSFDDATLPERIGTVLARHGLTPTSMTIEITEHYLLANVRQARHVIEQLRAAGFRVSIDDFGSGYATMSYLRDLPVDELKLDRHFVSPMLENTRAAAIVHSIVTLAHTLGITSVAEGVADADTAELLRGYGCAVAQGTYFGEAVHADELPVSERGITGPAQEAPPSAV; encoded by the coding sequence ATGCCCACTTCCAGAACGAACTTCGGCTACGCCACAGGTGTGGCGGTTTACCTGGTGTTCGTTTGCTGGTTGATTTCCGGTTGGGGCGGACCGCAGGTGACGGCGACCGTCGCGTCGCTGGGCTTCGTTGCGTTCTGTGCAGCAACGTGCGCGTGCACGGTTGCCGCCGCCATATCCGGCCGCGGCAGCATCCGCCTGGCATGGGCTGCACTGACCGTGGGCTTCCTCGGCTGGGTCCTCGGAAGTGCCGTCGACGCGTACTACGAGGTGCTGCTCGATCAGGAGCCGCCGTTCCCGTCGGTGGCCGATCTGGGGTACCTGACGCTTCCGCTTGCCGTCGTGGTGGTGTGGCTGCTGCGCACCACCACGGACCCGTTGTCGATGTTTCGTCAGTTGATGGATGGACTGGTGATCTCGTCGGCACTGTTCGTCGTGGTGTGGGTGGCGGTGCTCGACCGCCTCTTCACCCTCGATGCGTACAGCACCATGGACGCGGTCCTGACCGCCATCTACCCCATCTCGGCGCTCACCATGGTGACGCTGTCGATGTTGGTGTTGACCGTCGGACGTCCCGGGCGGCGTCAGGTCCTCGGGCTGTTCACCACCGGGCTGGCCGCCATCGCTCTCGGTGAGGTCGCCGAGTTGTACATCCAGATCAACGACAGCGTCGACTCGGCGAGCACGTTCCCGATCATCAGCAAGGTGACCGGGCTGCTGATGGTCTCGGCCGGCGCCTACATGTCGGCCCAGGACATCAGGGCTCCACGGCGCGACGACCCACGTCCGTCACCGATGACCATCATCTGGCTGCCCTACGCGCCCATGCCCTTCGCGATCATCGCGGCGGTGGCGCACCTGTGGCCCGACACGAACATCCGACCGGTACTGCTCGGCTCGACGATCCTGGTGATATCGGCGTTGGTAAGGCAGCTGACCGTGCTGGTGGAGAATCGCCGCCTGCTCGACGAGGTCGCCGCCCACGCGTTCCAGGACCCGCTGACGGGACTGGCCAACCGGCTACTGTTCACCGACCGGCTCGAACAGGCCGTCGCCCGGCAACGCCGCGGCGGCCGCCCGACGGCGGTGCTCTCACTGGATCTCGACGACTTCAAGCTCGTCAACGACAACCTGGGGCACCACTGCGGGGACGAGTTGCTGCGCGATATCGCCGGACGGTTGGTGGCGTGCCTGCCCTCCGGCCAGACCGTGGCGCGTCTCGGCGGTGACGAGTTCGCGGTCATCATCGAGGACGGTTCGCTATCCGCCGAGGAGGTCGCTGCGACGGTGGTCCGCGCCTTCGACGAGGTATTCGATCTCGGTGGGCACGAGGTGTACATCCGACCCAGCATCGGCCTCGCCGTGGCGAGCGCGACCGACGATGTTGCCGTCGGCACCGAGGAGCTACTGCGGCAGGCCGATATCGCGATGTACGTCGCGAAGCGGTCCGGGGTCGGCGGGGTGCAGATGTACTCCGCAGGGATGGAACTCACCGACACCGGCACCCTCTGGGTGGAGGACACCGCGCCGACGCCCGTGGTGCCCGAGATCACCCTGCTCGGACAGTTGCGCCGGGTCGTCGACGGTGGGGCGCTGCGACTGGCCTATCAGCCCCAGATCTCGCTGGCCACCGGCGAGATGATCGGTGTCGAGGCGCTGGTGCGCTGGCCGCACCCCGAACTGGGGTTGTTGACCCCGAATCAGTTCCTGCCGCTGATACGCCGCAGCGGATTGATGGGAGCGATGACCGATCTGGTGGTGGAGCAGGCTGCCCGCGACGCCGCGGCCTGGCATCGGCTGGGCGGCCGGGAGATCCCGGTGTCGGTCAACCTGTTCGCACCGTCGTTCGACGATGCCACGCTGCCCGAACGCATCGGCACCGTGCTGGCGCGGCACGGGCTGACCCCGACGTCGATGACTATCGAGATCACCGAGCATTACCTGCTGGCCAATGTGCGCCAGGCACGCCATGTCATCGAACAGCTGCGGGCGGCCGGCTTCCGGGTGTCCATCGACGATTTCGGCAGCGGCTACGCGACCATGAGCTACCTGCGCGACCTCCCGGTCGACGAGCTGAAACTGGACCGGCATTTCGTCTCGCCCATGCTGGAGAACACCCGCGCGGCGGCCATCGTGCACTCGATCGTCACGCTCGCCCACACCCTTGGCATCACCAGCGTCGCCGAGGGCGTCGCCGACGCCGATACCGCCGAGCTGCTGCGCGGCTACGGATGCGCGGTGGCCCAGGGCACATACTTCGGGGAGGCGGTCCACGCCGACGAGTTGCCGGTGTCCGAGCGCGGTATCACCGGGCCTGCCCAAGAAGCGCCGCCATCCGCGGTATGA